Proteins from one Impatiens glandulifera chromosome 2, dImpGla2.1, whole genome shotgun sequence genomic window:
- the LOC124925550 gene encoding rop guanine nucleotide exchange factor 14-like gives MMMMKMKKKLACCTRHKEISLDFDEQERIMTYNGLESFIINNHSYENESSTSRGEGCATDSLDEDASSCSSSNYIFGSFSSHSAMMKRDEEWEVRRDSPKHFRVEDNETNHVADLETMKEKFAKLLLGEDITGGRKGISTALALSNSITTLSASLFGELWKLEPLPEERKGRWKREMDWLLSPTNYMIELVPTKQNGANGRTFEIMTPKARADIQMNLPALRKLDSMLLETLDSMDGTEFWYEERGSRGEGRNNRTERQSKRWWLPSPQVPSTGLSESERKRLLYHGKVVRQVFKAARSINESVLLEMPVPTLIKDAMPKSGKANLGEELYKLLSIEGMTGEEMVNSINLKSEHRALEMLNKLEAAAMVWGDRIITSHELQDGSNDHNYNIKSPIRTSWSSFMMKDPLAELDKKEFLMGQANALIKQLHITFPNLPPTFLHVIKIQYGKDVGHSILEAYSRVLGNLAYKILSRITDILKEDIFMSNPNSPIPTPGFRGIDFPETLDSPGPGERMRHSLTDEMNRAVGVFQNFDKLGISCDEPKLVGSVLGTPSRSRAWCMGNNNI, from the exons atgatgatgatgaagatgaagaaaaaactGGCTTGCTGCACTCGTCACAAGGAGATAAGTCTTGACTTTGATGAACAAGAAA GAATAATGACATACAATGGTTTGGAGAGCTTCATAATCAACAATCACTCCTACGAAAATGAAAGTTCCACAAGCCGAGGAGAAGGATGTGCAACTGACTCTCTAGATGAAGATGCATCAAGTTGTTCTTCAAGCAATTACATTTTCGGATCATTCTCTTCCCATTCAGCTATGATGAAGAGGGACGAAGAATGGGAAGTTAGGAGAGACAGTCCAAAGCATTTTCGCGTGGAAGATAATGAAACTAATCATGTTGCAGATCTCGAAACAATGAAAGAAAAGTTTGCCAAGTTATTATTAGGAGAGGATATTACAGGGGGAAGGAAAGGGATATCTACTGCTCTGGCTTTGTCTAATTCCATAACAACTCTTTCAG CATCGCTGTTTGGGGAGCTCTGGAAGTTAGAACCATTGCCTGAGGAAAGAAAGGGAAGATGGAAAAGAGAAATGGATTGGCTGCTCTCGCCCACAAACTATATGATCGAATTAGTCCCCACCAAACAAAATGGTGCCAATGGGCGTACTTTCGAG ATCATGACTCCAAAAGCTCGTGCAGACATCCAAATGAATCTTCCTGCTCTTCGAAAGCTCGATTCTATGCTCCTT GAGACATTGGATTCAATGGATGGAACTGAATTTTGGTACGAAGAACGAGGAAGCAGAGGCGAGGGAAGGAACAATAGAACCGAAAGACAGAGCAAAAGGTGGTGGTTACCATCGCCACAGGTACCGTCAACAGGCCTTTCAGAGTCTGAAAGGAAGAGATTATTATACCATGGCAAAGTTGTTAGGCAAGTATTTAAGGCTGCAAGATCCATCAATGAGTCTGTTTTACTTGAAATGCCTGTTCCTACTCTTATCAAAGATGCAATGCCAAAG TCTGGAAAAGCAAATCTTGGCGAGGAGTTGTATAAGTTGTTGAGCATAGAAGGCATGACAGGTGAGGAGATGGTGAATTCCATAAACTTGAAATCGGAGCATCGTGCTCTTGAGATGCTGAACAAGTTGGAAGCAGCAGCAATGGTATGGGGAGATAGAATAATAACGAGTCATGAGCTGCAAGACGGTTCTAATGATCATAATTACAATATTAAGTCTCCTATTCGCACATCATGGTCATCTTTTATGATGAAGGATCCATTAGCTGAACTTGACAAGAAGGAGTTTTTGATGGGTCAAGCCAATGCTCTTATAAAACAACTTCATATCACATTTCCTAACCTTCCTCCCACCTTTCTTCATGTCATCAAAATACAATATGGCAAG GATGTTGGACATTCAATATTGGAAGCATATTCTAGGGTACTTGGGAACTTGGCTTACAAAATACTCTCAAGAATAACCGACATTCTTAAGGAAGATATATTCATGAGCAATCCAAATTCGCCAATCCCGACACCTGGCTTTCGAGGAATCGATTTTCCTGAAACGTTAGATAGTCCTGGTCCTGGTGAAAGAATGAGGCATTCTCTAACTGATGAGATGAACCGGGCAGTTGGTGTGTTTCAAAACTTCGATAAACTTGGGATTTCATGTGACGAACCGAAGTTGGTTGGTTCAGTGTTGGGGACACCTAGCCGAAGCCGAGCATGGTGCATGggcaataataatatatag